GACTCAGGGTGCAGACCTCGAAGAGTTCGTCCAGGGTGCCGATGCCGCCGGGCAGCGCCAGGAAGGCGTCGGACAGTTCGATCATAAGGTTCTTGCGCTCGTGCATGGTCGACACGACGTGCAGACGCGTCAGCCCCCGGTGGAACTCCTCCTTGTCCTTGAGGAGCTGCACGGTCACGCCGACGACCTCCCCGCCCTCACCGAGAACGCTGTCGGCCAGGATTTTCATCAGCCCCGTGCGGGACCCGCCGTAGACGCAGGTGATCCGACGCTGAGCCAGTTCGCGGCCCAGTTCGGCCGTGGCGCGCGCATATGCCGGATGGTTGCCGTCGCTCGATCCCAGGAAAACGCAGACTGATTTCATGCTCACTCTCCGGTTTGGGGCGGGGTTCTGAATCCCAGCCAGATTCTGTGGAAGGTCGTCAATGGGCCGCTACGCCAAACGGGCCCGAAACCCAAGGAAAAAGGCTCTCCCGGTCAGAGCGTCCAGGTTGTCATCGGATGCCCGCTGACGTCGTTGCACGTTGATCCGGGCGCATCACCCAAGTAACCCGTCATCGCGAGCGCAGCGCGGCCTGGTCGGGCAACGCGCGAGATCCATCCTCGACGTGCTCTGGATTGCAACCGGAATAGACCGTGAAAAATGGATTGCCGCGTCGAAGACTCCTCGCAATGACGAAGCACGGCACGTGAGGCGATGCGCAAGGCTCAACGTTCGATGACGTCAATAAGCGTCCAAAGAAAGGACTCACGGATCGGGCTACAAAGAAAGGGCCCGCTGCAGGGGCCCTTCCGGAATCGCCGAACGTCGAGGGTGCGGCAGAACTTTGGGTTTCCGCGCCGTCCGCACGGCTCCGTCAATGAAAGGTCTGGCCCTTGGTCAGGACGCGCCAGTGTTCCGCGGGGATGGGCAGGCAGTAGCACCGGCCGGGCAGGTCTGCGCACATGAAGAGCCTGCCTGAGGCCTCTTCCCAGCAGACGAGGTCCGAAAACATGGCCAGGATCTGGTGGAAGGAAAGTTCTTCCAGGTTGGCGACGGGCATCCG
This sequence is a window from Desulfomicrobium escambiense DSM 10707. Protein-coding genes within it:
- a CDS encoding TIGR00730 family Rossman fold protein, giving the protein MKSVCVFLGSSDGNHPAYARATAELGRELAQRRITCVYGGSRTGLMKILADSVLGEGGEVVGVTVQLLKDKEEFHRGLTRLHVVSTMHERKNLMIELSDAFLALPGGIGTLDELFEVCTLSQLGFHAKPCGLLNVNGFFEPLRAMLVTAEREGFMKRPMHDALDVALDPAGLLDMLQRRIPSLT